A genomic region of Lachnoclostridium edouardi contains the following coding sequences:
- the ftsH gene encoding ATP-dependent zinc metalloprotease FtsH has translation MNNNSNQDNNGGKMPRNGGQTIMILVVAAIITFISAYFMKNMILGSSTEELTYDRFITMVESGQVESVVAGSSEITITPKGDAQDFSPWKKYYTVRMESDDQLTKRLEPYGITMEKSKQSNSLLLEIASSLLWFGFIVFLMNMMMRRMGGGGIMGVGKSNAKVYVQKETGITFKDVAGEDEAKESLTEIVDFLHNPAKYTKIGAKLPKGALLVGPPGTGKTLLAKAVAGEAQVPFYSLSGSDFVEMFVGVGASRVRDLFKQAQESAPCIIFIDEIDAIGKSRDSRFGGGNDEREQTLNQLLSEMDGFDSSKGLLVLGATNRPEILDPALLRPGRFDRRVIVDKPDLKGRVNILKVHSKDVLLDETVDFEEIALATSGAVGADLANMMNEAAIMAVKHGRQAVSQKDLFEAVEVVLVGKEKKDRILSKEERRIVSYHEVGHALVSALQKDSEPVQKITIVPRTMGALGYVMHVPEEEKYLNTKKEIHAMLVGFLAGRAAEEIVFDTVTTGAANDIEQATRVARAMVTQYGMSEKFGLMGLETRENQYLSGRAVLNCGDATAAEIDQEVMKILKESYEEAKRLLSENREAMDKIAEFLIEKETITGKEFMKIFREVKGIPEPEEGKEKDQERVSLSKDIVKEDEVPEDK, from the coding sequence ATGAATAATAACAGCAACCAAGATAACAACGGAGGAAAAATGCCGAGAAATGGCGGACAAACTATTATGATTTTAGTAGTGGCGGCCATTATCACATTTATATCCGCATATTTTATGAAAAATATGATTCTGGGCAGCTCTACAGAAGAATTGACCTATGACCGTTTCATCACCATGGTGGAAAGCGGACAGGTAGAGTCTGTAGTGGCAGGCAGCTCAGAGATTACGATTACGCCAAAGGGGGACGCTCAGGATTTCTCACCGTGGAAAAAGTATTATACTGTAAGGATGGAAAGCGACGATCAGCTGACAAAGCGTTTAGAGCCCTACGGCATTACTATGGAAAAAAGTAAGCAGAGCAACAGTCTTCTGCTGGAGATTGCCAGCTCCCTTCTGTGGTTTGGATTTATTGTATTCCTTATGAACATGATGATGCGCCGTATGGGCGGCGGAGGAATCATGGGCGTAGGAAAAAGCAACGCCAAGGTTTATGTTCAGAAGGAGACTGGTATTACATTTAAGGATGTGGCCGGGGAGGATGAGGCGAAGGAGTCTTTAACGGAGATTGTAGACTTCCTTCACAATCCTGCAAAGTATACAAAGATCGGCGCAAAGCTGCCTAAGGGAGCTCTTTTAGTAGGCCCTCCAGGTACAGGTAAAACTCTTTTAGCAAAGGCTGTAGCCGGGGAGGCTCAGGTGCCTTTCTACTCCTTGTCAGGTTCTGACTTTGTGGAAATGTTTGTAGGCGTAGGCGCTTCCCGTGTCCGGGATCTATTTAAGCAGGCTCAGGAATCTGCGCCGTGTATTATTTTTATTGATGAGATTGATGCCATCGGAAAAAGCCGTGATTCCCGTTTCGGCGGAGGCAATGATGAAAGGGAGCAGACTTTAAATCAGCTGCTTTCTGAGATGGACGGTTTTGATTCATCTAAAGGACTTTTGGTGCTGGGAGCTACTAACCGTCCGGAGATTCTGGATCCGGCTCTTTTAAGGCCAGGACGTTTTGACAGACGGGTAATTGTAGATAAGCCGGATTTAAAGGGACGAGTAAATATTTTAAAGGTACATTCAAAAGATGTGCTGTTAGATGAGACTGTGGATTTTGAGGAAATTGCTTTGGCCACTTCCGGAGCTGTGGGAGCAGATCTGGCAAATATGATGAACGAGGCCGCCATTATGGCTGTTAAGCACGGCAGGCAGGCAGTATCTCAGAAGGATTTGTTTGAGGCTGTGGAAGTAGTTTTGGTAGGTAAGGAGAAAAAGGACAGGATTCTCAGCAAAGAAGAAAGAAGAATTGTTTCCTACCACGAGGTAGGCCACGCTTTAGTCAGCGCTCTTCAAAAGGATTCGGAGCCGGTTCAGAAAATCACCATTGTTCCCCGCACCATGGGAGCTTTGGGATATGTCATGCATGTGCCGGAGGAAGAAAAGTACCTGAACACGAAGAAAGAGATTCACGCTATGCTGGTAGGTTTTTTGGCAGGCCGGGCGGCAGAGGAAATTGTGTTTGATACAGTGACTACAGGAGCGGCCAATGATATTGAGCAGGCAACAAGAGTTGCCAGAGCTATGGTAACTCAGTACGGCATGTCTGAGAAGTTCGGCCTTATGGGGCTGGAGACAAGAGAGAATCAATATCTTTCCGGCAGAGCGGTTTTAAACTGCGGCGACGCCACTGCAGCAGAAATCGACCAGGAGGTTATGAAGATTCTGAAGGAATCTTATGAAGAAGCAAAACGTCTCCTTTCTGAAAACAGGGAAGCTATGGATAAAATAGCGGAATTCCTTATTGAAAAAGAAACAATCACAGGAAAAGAGTTTATGAAGATCTTCCGCGAGGTAAAGGGTATTCCAGAGCCAGAGGAGGGCAAGGAAAAAGATCAGGAGAGAGTAAGCCTGTCTAAGGATATTGTAAAAGAGGATGAAGTTCCTGAGGATAAATAA
- a CDS encoding MATE family efflux transporter produces MKPLSETVSQPRLFDNKALAALIIPLIVEQLLAVLVGMADSIMIATVGESAVSGVSLVDSVMLLLINIFAALATGGAVVAGQYLGQGSPKKACLAADQLVWFITLSATVIMAVMYLCRPFVLHTVFGKIEPDVMEHANTYYLIVTASIPFIAMYNAGAAIFRSMGNSKVSMNVSIIMNLVNVSGNALLIYGLHRGTEGVAIPTLVSRMVAAVLIIILLCNSSLTLHITPKLRYKFHKNTVSKILQIGVPNGLENSMFQLGKIIVLSLVSSFGTYAIAANAVSNVVASFHVLPGMAVSLAITTVISQCIGAGDYEQVAYYTKKLLIIAYLCIFAAVIIIDISLPLILDAYHLSDITAEETFQILLFHSVCACLIWPVSFSLPATLRAAGDVRFSMLASIISMWICRIIFSYIFGQTMGLGVFGVWMAMVLDWCIRSICFFIRYRGGRWKGRAVV; encoded by the coding sequence ATGAAACCATTGTCTGAAACCGTTAGTCAGCCCCGCCTTTTTGATAATAAGGCCCTGGCAGCATTAATTATTCCCCTGATTGTTGAACAGCTGCTGGCTGTTTTAGTGGGCATGGCAGATTCTATTATGATTGCCACTGTAGGGGAATCCGCTGTTTCCGGAGTTTCTCTGGTAGACAGTGTTATGCTTTTATTAATTAATATTTTCGCCGCCCTAGCTACAGGCGGGGCTGTGGTGGCAGGACAATATTTAGGTCAGGGCAGCCCAAAAAAGGCCTGCCTTGCGGCAGACCAGCTGGTTTGGTTTATCACTTTGTCAGCTACAGTCATTATGGCGGTTATGTATCTGTGCCGGCCATTTGTACTTCATACTGTATTTGGAAAAATCGAACCTGACGTTATGGAACATGCAAATACATATTATTTAATTGTAACAGCCTCCATCCCCTTTATCGCCATGTACAATGCAGGAGCTGCTATTTTCCGCTCCATGGGCAATTCCAAGGTTTCCATGAATGTTTCTATTATTATGAATCTGGTAAATGTATCCGGAAACGCCTTGCTGATTTACGGCCTGCACAGAGGGACAGAGGGCGTTGCCATTCCTACCCTTGTATCACGAATGGTAGCTGCAGTATTAATTATTATTCTGCTGTGCAACAGCTCCTTAACGCTTCATATAACGCCTAAGCTCCGCTACAAATTTCATAAAAATACAGTTTCCAAAATCCTGCAGATCGGCGTCCCTAACGGCCTGGAAAACAGTATGTTTCAGCTGGGAAAAATTATTGTTCTCAGCCTGGTATCTTCCTTCGGCACATACGCCATTGCAGCCAACGCTGTTTCCAATGTAGTGGCCAGTTTCCACGTTCTGCCTGGCATGGCGGTGTCCCTGGCTATCACCACAGTAATCTCTCAATGCATTGGCGCAGGAGATTATGAGCAGGTAGCCTATTATACGAAAAAGCTTTTAATTATCGCTTATTTATGTATTTTCGCGGCAGTTATTATAATAGATATTTCTCTGCCTCTGATTTTAGACGCTTATCATTTATCTGACATAACAGCGGAGGAAACCTTTCAAATACTTCTTTTCCACAGCGTATGCGCCTGTTTAATCTGGCCTGTTTCCTTCTCGCTTCCCGCCACACTTAGAGCGGCAGGAGACGTCAGGTTCAGTATGCTGGCATCTATTATTTCCATGTGGATCTGCCGAATTATTTTCAGCTATATTTTCGGTCAAACCATGGGATTAGGAGTATTCGGCGTCTGGATGGCCATGGTCTTAGATTGGTGCATCCGCTCCATCTGCTTTTTTATCCGCTACCGCGGCGGACGGTGGAAAGGCAGAGCCGTAGTTTAA
- a CDS encoding branched-chain amino acid transporter permease gives MINDVILIGVMALATVITRFLPFILFPAGKKTPDFVSFLGKTLPFATIGLLVVYCLKDPVIRLKDMMLGAAEFQISGAGLPEALAVVIIAGLHWWKKNSLLSIGAGTIIYMVLIQKVF, from the coding sequence ATGATAAATGATGTAATATTAATTGGAGTTATGGCTTTGGCAACTGTAATTACAAGATTTCTGCCTTTTATTTTATTCCCTGCCGGAAAAAAAACGCCTGACTTTGTCAGCTTTTTAGGAAAAACACTGCCTTTTGCCACAATCGGACTGCTGGTGGTATATTGTTTAAAAGATCCTGTTATAAGGCTGAAGGATATGATGTTAGGCGCTGCAGAATTTCAGATTTCCGGTGCCGGGCTTCCGGAAGCTTTGGCAGTTGTTATTATAGCAGGGCTGCACTGGTGGAAAAAAAATTCCCTGCTCAGCATTGGAGCAGGGACAATTATATACATGGTATTGATTCAAAAAGTATTTTAA
- a CDS encoding AzlC family ABC transporter permease gives MKREKVMALGYAFPRTVPVMVGYLFLGAAYGILMEVNGYGIFWSAVCSLVIYAGSLQYLGVELLAAGVSPVYGFLMALMINARHLFYGISMLDKYGAVKKFKPYLIFALTDETFSVLCGEDVPKGMDKEWVYFWIAFLDQCYWVIGTILGAILGSLLTFNTSGLDFALTALFVVIFTDQWRNRQGHWPAAAGVAVSLICLLIFGRDHFIIPAMAGIVVLLGSRQKAMKMKGEKENDK, from the coding sequence ATGAAAAGGGAAAAAGTAATGGCTCTGGGATATGCATTTCCCAGAACAGTGCCGGTAATGGTTGGGTATTTATTTTTAGGAGCTGCTTACGGTATATTAATGGAAGTAAACGGCTATGGTATTTTTTGGTCTGCAGTGTGCAGCCTGGTGATTTATGCAGGAAGCCTGCAGTATTTAGGGGTGGAGCTGCTGGCTGCGGGAGTCAGCCCTGTATACGGTTTTTTAATGGCTTTAATGATTAATGCCCGTCACTTGTTTTACGGTATTTCTATGCTGGATAAGTACGGGGCTGTGAAAAAGTTTAAGCCCTATTTAATATTTGCTCTGACAGATGAAACATTTTCAGTACTTTGCGGGGAAGATGTGCCGAAAGGTATGGATAAGGAATGGGTTTATTTTTGGATAGCATTTTTAGACCAGTGTTATTGGGTGATTGGCACTATATTAGGCGCCATATTAGGAAGCTTGCTGACTTTTAACACAAGCGGGCTGGATTTTGCTTTGACTGCATTATTTGTAGTAATATTTACTGATCAGTGGAGAAACCGCCAGGGTCACTGGCCGGCGGCGGCAGGAGTGGCAGTGTCCTTAATTTGTCTTTTAATATTTGGAAGAGATCATTTTATTATACCGGCAATGGCTGGAATTGTAGTTTTGTTGGGAAGCAGACAGAAGGCTATGAAAATGAAGGGGGAGAAAGAGAATGATAAATGA
- a CDS encoding radical SAM protein, translating to MNVSLSYQSCNLCPRNCKVNRTAGQVGFCGGSHEIKAARAALHMWEEPCISGIRGSGTIFFSGCSLKCCFCQNSSISQDLTGKTITVRQLADIMLDLQEQGAHNINLVTGSHYLPSLLSALDLIRHRLLIPVVYNCGGYESVEAVHAMKGYIDVFLPDLKYYDSALSAKYSKAPDYFFHAFKAIEAMISQTGKPVFRQEVSEGQSISLIQKGVIVRHMVLPGCKEDSKKIISMLSSLLPDHSFLISLMSQYTPYRPMEQFPELNRKITSYEYNQVVDFALESGLTEGYMQKKTSAREEYTPPFNLEGLPDN from the coding sequence ATGAATGTTTCCCTTTCTTACCAATCATGTAATCTGTGTCCCAGAAACTGCAAAGTAAACCGCACGGCAGGGCAAGTCGGGTTCTGCGGCGGCAGCCATGAAATAAAAGCTGCCAGAGCGGCCCTTCACATGTGGGAGGAGCCTTGTATCAGCGGTATTCGAGGCAGCGGAACCATATTCTTTTCCGGCTGCTCTTTAAAGTGCTGTTTTTGCCAAAATTCTTCTATCAGCCAGGACCTTACAGGAAAAACCATAACTGTAAGACAGCTGGCTGATATTATGCTGGATCTTCAGGAGCAAGGCGCCCACAATATTAACCTGGTAACAGGAAGCCACTACCTTCCATCCCTTCTTTCAGCGCTGGACCTGATTCGCCACCGCCTTCTGATTCCTGTGGTCTACAACTGCGGAGGGTATGAATCAGTTGAGGCAGTTCACGCAATGAAAGGATACATAGATGTTTTTCTTCCCGACCTAAAATATTATGATTCTGCTCTCTCCGCTAAATACTCCAAGGCTCCGGACTACTTTTTTCATGCCTTTAAGGCAATAGAAGCCATGATCTCCCAGACAGGAAAACCTGTATTTCGTCAGGAGGTTTCAGAAGGCCAATCTATATCTTTAATTCAAAAAGGAGTAATTGTCCGCCATATGGTTCTGCCAGGCTGCAAAGAGGACTCTAAAAAAATTATTTCTATGCTTTCCTCTCTCCTGCCTGACCACAGCTTCCTCATCAGCCTAATGAGCCAGTATACGCCCTACAGGCCTATGGAACAATTTCCAGAGCTGAACAGGAAAATTACTTCCTATGAATATAATCAAGTAGTGGATTTTGCCCTGGAATCAGGGCTGACAGAAGGATATATGCAGAAAAAAACAAGCGCCAGGGAGGAATATACTCCCCCCTTTAATCTGGAAGGGCTGCCTGATAATTGA
- a CDS encoding Crp/Fnr family transcriptional regulator — translation MSRKIWLQSKLFQGLTEQEADKITGCLHGERRTFDHEEYIYRAGDEGIRLGLILAGSVNITKDDIWGNHKIIDNIGQGQIFGEAYECIKGEALFVNVQAVGKTEVMFLDMCRMLVTCQASCLFHQKLIQNLFFLMADRNLKLMRKMDYLTPKSIRERILAYLSDQVVKNGQYTFEIPFNRQQMADYLSVDRSALSNELSKMKQDGLIDFYKNSFSVKINYQAALPD, via the coding sequence ATGAGCAGAAAAATATGGCTTCAGTCAAAATTATTTCAAGGTCTTACAGAGCAGGAGGCAGATAAGATTACAGGCTGTCTGCACGGGGAAAGGCGGACATTTGACCATGAGGAATATATATACAGAGCAGGGGACGAGGGCATCCGCTTAGGGTTAATTCTTGCCGGGTCTGTAAATATTACAAAAGATGATATTTGGGGAAACCATAAAATAATTGACAATATTGGTCAGGGACAAATCTTTGGTGAAGCATATGAGTGTATAAAGGGAGAGGCTTTGTTTGTAAATGTTCAGGCTGTTGGAAAAACAGAGGTTATGTTTCTGGATATGTGCAGAATGCTGGTCACATGCCAGGCTTCCTGTTTATTTCACCAAAAGTTAATTCAGAACTTGTTTTTCCTTATGGCAGACAGAAATTTAAAATTAATGAGAAAAATGGACTATTTAACACCTAAGTCTATTAGGGAAAGGATTCTGGCTTATTTATCTGACCAGGTAGTAAAAAATGGCCAGTATACTTTTGAAATTCCTTTTAACAGGCAGCAGATGGCTGATTATTTGTCAGTAGACCGAAGCGCGTTATCCAACGAGCTTTCTAAGATGAAGCAGGATGGTCTTATTGACTTTTATAAAAATAGTTTCTCAGTAAAAATCAATTATCAGGCAGCCCTTCCAGATTAA